One window of the Ignavibacteriales bacterium genome contains the following:
- a CDS encoding tetratricopeptide repeat protein: MNFFINGGVFESQGNYEAAAGQYEKALMYDSSAGLYYSLAKNYVYLNKLAPALTYALNAVSMDSTKIEYLDLLADIFNYGNQKVSAIKILERAIEIDSSNIEMNYKLARLYEDDKPLQAVKLYNRILMQLGPDWSVLTRIAELQERLGNNDEAINAVKKLQAIDPANIPLKKMLVEFYLKAKKI, encoded by the coding sequence TTGAATTTTTTTATTAATGGTGGAGTTTTTGAATCTCAGGGAAATTATGAAGCCGCAGCTGGGCAATATGAAAAAGCGTTGATGTACGATTCATCCGCCGGACTTTATTACTCGCTTGCAAAAAATTATGTTTATTTAAATAAGCTTGCACCTGCATTAACTTATGCGCTTAACGCTGTTTCGATGGATTCAACAAAGATTGAATATTTAGATTTGCTTGCTGATATTTTTAATTATGGAAATCAGAAAGTATCTGCAATAAAAATTCTTGAACGTGCTATTGAGATTGATTCATCTAACATCGAAATGAATTATAAATTAGCACGATTGTACGAAGATGATAAACCATTGCAAGCTGTAAAATTATATAACAGAATTTTAATGCAGCTCGGTCCTGATTGGTCTGTGCTTACAAGGATAGCGGAGCTTCAGGAAAGATTGGGGAATAATGATGAAGCAATAAATGCTGTTAAAAAGCTTCAGGCAATTGATCCTGCAAATATCCCGTTAAAGAAAATGCTTGTTGAATTCTATTTAAAAGCTAAAAAAATATGA
- a CDS encoding tetratricopeptide repeat protein: MYFDNKKYDEAEVVMSEAILTFQEDFYVNLILGLSLAQQSKHEEAEKYLKKATILNPKDITALSAYAFTLNQLKEDDKAIFYLNRALEIEPDDAQLIGTLAMIYNGMEVFEKSDSLYERALELKPDDPLLSNNYAYSFATRNIQLERALKMVKISVKEDSLNSSYLDTIGWVYFMLGNYTEAKLNLEKAIKFGGESAVMLDHLADIESKLGNKDQAIKLWKKSLELDPTKIEIQNKIDKGAI; encoded by the coding sequence TTGTATTTTGATAATAAAAAATATGATGAAGCTGAAGTTGTAATGAGCGAAGCCATTTTAACATTTCAGGAAGATTTTTATGTTAACCTAATTTTAGGATTATCATTAGCGCAGCAATCTAAACACGAAGAAGCAGAAAAGTATTTAAAGAAAGCTACAATCCTAAATCCAAAAGATATAACTGCTCTCTCAGCCTATGCGTTTACTCTAAATCAACTAAAAGAAGATGATAAAGCAATATTTTATCTTAATAGAGCATTGGAAATTGAACCCGACGATGCGCAATTGATCGGAACACTTGCAATGATTTATAACGGTATGGAAGTATTTGAAAAAAGCGATAGTTTGTATGAGCGCGCACTTGAATTAAAACCAGATGATCCTTTACTAAGTAACAACTATGCCTACTCTTTTGCAACAAGAAATATTCAACTTGAACGCGCATTAAAAATGGTAAAGATTTCTGTGAAAGAGGATTCCCTAAACTCATCTTACCTTGATACTATTGGCTGGGTTTATTTTATGCTTGGCAATTACACCGAAGCAAAATTGAATTTAGAAAAAGCTATCAAATTTGGTGGTGAAAGTGCTGTGATGTTAGATCATCTTGCAGATATTGAATCTAAACTTGGGAATAAAGATCAGGCAATTAAGTTGTGGAAAAAATCTCTTGAGCTTGATCCTACAAAAATTGAAATACAAAATAAAATTGATAAAGGTGCGATTTGA